A genomic region of Jeotgalibaca ciconiae contains the following coding sequences:
- a CDS encoding peptide chain release factor 3: MKQTIADKVKTRKTFAIISHPDAGKTTITEQLLLFGGAIRQAGTVKGKKSGKFAKSDWMEIEKQRGISVTSSVMQVDYDGLQINILDTPGHEDFSEDTYRTLMAVDSAVMVIDSGKGIEPQTKKLFKVCRMRGIPIFTFINKLDRDGREPLDLITELEEVLEIDAYPMNWPMGMGKGFLGIYDIYNNRVELTHPEQNGGNDFLPINEDGAIDGDFEITKSSTYTQAMEDVLLLKEAGNEFSEEAIAKGELTPVFFGSALTGFGVHTFLDAYIDFAPSPSAHKTESGEIVEPGKEELSGFVFKIQANMNPAHRDRIAFVRICSGEFEPGMDVIVNRTSKKMKLAHTTQFMADSRENVKSAVAGDIIGLYDTGNLQIGDTIYEGKEPLQFEALPQFTPELFMKVTPKNVMKQKSFYKGIQQLVQEGAIQLYKTYHTEEFILGAVGQLQFEVFEYRLKNEYNSEVEMTPMGSKIARWIDEEDLDVNMSSSRNLLCKDRFDHPVFLFENQFAMRWFEDKYPDIHLTALL, from the coding sequence ATGAAACAAACAATCGCAGATAAAGTTAAAACAAGAAAAACTTTTGCAATTATCTCCCATCCGGATGCGGGGAAGACAACCATAACAGAACAGTTATTGCTTTTTGGGGGAGCTATCCGTCAAGCAGGGACTGTTAAAGGGAAAAAATCAGGAAAATTTGCTAAATCAGACTGGATGGAAATCGAAAAGCAACGTGGAATCTCTGTAACTAGTTCGGTGATGCAAGTTGATTACGATGGTTTGCAAATCAATATTTTGGATACTCCTGGTCATGAGGACTTTTCAGAAGACACTTATCGTACATTAATGGCAGTAGACAGTGCAGTCATGGTTATTGACAGCGGGAAAGGTATTGAACCTCAGACGAAAAAACTTTTTAAAGTTTGTCGTATGAGAGGAATTCCCATCTTTACATTTATTAACAAATTGGACCGTGATGGGAGAGAACCATTGGATTTAATTACAGAATTGGAAGAAGTATTAGAAATCGATGCTTATCCAATGAATTGGCCAATGGGAATGGGAAAAGGCTTCTTAGGTATTTACGATATCTATAATAATCGCGTTGAGCTTACTCACCCTGAACAAAATGGTGGCAATGATTTCTTACCTATTAATGAAGATGGTGCAATCGATGGTGACTTTGAAATAACAAAGTCAAGTACTTACACGCAAGCGATGGAAGATGTTCTTTTGTTGAAAGAAGCAGGGAATGAGTTTTCTGAAGAGGCGATCGCAAAGGGAGAATTGACACCAGTATTCTTTGGGTCAGCGTTAACAGGCTTTGGAGTACACACTTTCTTGGATGCTTACATTGATTTTGCTCCAAGTCCAAGTGCTCATAAAACAGAGTCAGGTGAAATCGTTGAACCAGGAAAAGAAGAATTATCTGGTTTTGTATTTAAAATTCAAGCAAACATGAACCCAGCTCACCGAGATCGAATTGCATTTGTTCGAATTTGTTCAGGCGAGTTTGAGCCGGGGATGGATGTCATTGTCAATCGTACAAGCAAAAAGATGAAGCTGGCTCATACGACACAATTTATGGCTGATTCAAGAGAGAATGTAAAGAGTGCAGTAGCTGGAGATATCATTGGACTTTATGATACCGGTAATTTGCAAATTGGGGATACCATTTATGAAGGAAAAGAGCCTCTTCAATTTGAAGCGTTGCCTCAATTTACTCCAGAATTATTCATGAAGGTAACTCCTAAAAATGTAATGAAGCAAAAGTCCTTCTACAAAGGGATTCAACAATTGGTTCAAGAAGGAGCCATTCAGCTTTATAAAACGTATCATACAGAAGAGTTTATTCTTGGAGCAGTGGGGCAACTGCAATTTGAAGTATTTGAATATCGTTTGAAAAATGAATATAATTCTGAAGTGGAAATGACACCAATGGGTTCGAAAATTGCTCGTTGGATTGATGAAGAGGATTTAGATGTAAATATGTCTTCAAGTCGTAATTTACTCTGCAAGGATCGTTTTGATCATCCTGTCTTCTTGTTTGAAAATCAATTTGCGATGAGATGGTTCGAAGATAAATATCCAGATATTCATCTGACTGCATTACTGTAA
- a CDS encoding DUF1827 family protein — MKLIDVTNSHFDLVREQLANTDASIVKVFSLGQTTVIYTGAPTHEDIILLNRNRRVKQNEIVFVLNKLLQLTVDDVEVMPGHNFVELSYIKEQQDAF, encoded by the coding sequence ATGAAATTAATTGATGTAACCAATAGCCATTTTGACTTAGTTCGTGAACAACTTGCCAACACAGATGCTTCAATTGTTAAAGTCTTTTCATTAGGACAAACGACGGTCATCTATACTGGCGCCCCGACACACGAAGATATCATTTTACTAAATCGTAATCGACGAGTAAAACAAAATGAAATAGTTTTTGTTTTAAATAAACTTTTACAATTAACAGTTGATGATGTTGAAGTGATGCCCGGACATAACTTTGTTGAACTATCATACATTAAGGAACAACAAGACGCATTTTAA
- a CDS encoding ATP-dependent Clp protease ATP-binding subunit, translating into MKCMNCGKNDASIHLYASLNGQTQKIDLCQNCYQQWNASQNKNRGMGFFGSTSGNNPFNMEDLEQFFRQMPSQGRGQNPQEGAPRPNQGQGGNRGGGLLDQFGINLTELARQGAVDPVIGRDSEIARVIEILNRRNKNNPVLTGEAGVGKTAVVEGLAQKIVDGDVPQKLLDKEVIRLDVVSLVQGTGIRGQFEERMQQLMDEVRENKNIVLFIDEIHEIVGAGSAEGSMDAGNILKPALARGELQLIGATTLNEYRKIEKDPALERRFQPVRVNEPTPEQTLIILQGLRGKYEDYHKVKYSDKALEAAVTLSHRYIQDRFLPDKAIDLLDESGSKKNLSLKIVDPKEIDERMETAEKEKQAALHAEDYEKAAYYRDQITNLKSMKNNPEASGQDNTITEKDIQNIIEIKTNIPVGDLLEKEQEQLRNLDKDLKAHVIGQDEAVDKVAKAIRRNRVGFARKNRPIGSFLFVGPTGVGKTELAKQLATEMFGTEDAIIRFDMSEYMEKHAVSKLIGSPPGYVGYEEAGQLTERVRRNPYSIVLLDEVEKAHPDVMHLFLQILEDGRLTDSQGRSVSFKDTIIIMTSNAGTGSQEASVGFAASLSGEAKSVIHRLSDYFKPEFINRFDAIVEFNSLSKENLTSILSLMLDDVNRILSDKEISVSISESAKEKLVEIGYNPSMGARPLRRVIQEQIEDRVADYYLDNPEIKNISFDVNDQNEIVVQEAQNATIE; encoded by the coding sequence ATGAAATGTATGAACTGTGGAAAAAATGACGCATCCATTCATTTGTATGCGAGTTTGAATGGTCAAACACAAAAAATTGACCTATGTCAAAACTGCTATCAACAATGGAATGCATCTCAAAATAAAAACCGTGGGATGGGATTTTTTGGATCCACTTCTGGGAACAACCCATTTAATATGGAAGACTTAGAACAGTTCTTCCGTCAAATGCCAAGTCAAGGTCGCGGGCAAAACCCACAAGAAGGTGCTCCTCGTCCGAACCAAGGACAGGGTGGAAATCGAGGCGGCGGATTATTAGACCAATTCGGTATTAACTTGACTGAATTAGCTAGGCAAGGTGCTGTCGATCCGGTTATCGGACGAGATAGTGAAATTGCTCGCGTCATCGAGATTTTAAATCGTCGTAACAAAAATAATCCAGTATTAACCGGAGAAGCAGGTGTTGGTAAAACCGCAGTTGTTGAAGGTTTAGCTCAAAAAATCGTTGATGGAGATGTCCCTCAAAAATTATTAGATAAAGAAGTAATCCGTTTAGATGTTGTTTCTCTCGTACAAGGAACAGGGATTCGGGGGCAATTTGAAGAACGTATGCAGCAACTAATGGATGAAGTAAGAGAAAACAAAAATATCGTTCTCTTTATTGATGAAATCCATGAAATCGTTGGTGCAGGGAGCGCTGAAGGAAGCATGGATGCTGGTAATATTCTAAAACCAGCTCTAGCTCGTGGTGAATTACAATTAATCGGTGCTACAACTCTTAACGAATACCGAAAAATTGAAAAGGACCCTGCTTTGGAACGACGCTTCCAGCCGGTTCGTGTCAACGAACCTACTCCGGAACAAACCTTGATTATTTTACAAGGCCTTCGCGGAAAGTATGAAGATTACCATAAAGTAAAATACTCTGACAAGGCATTGGAAGCAGCCGTCACATTATCTCATCGCTATATCCAAGATCGTTTCTTACCCGACAAAGCAATCGATTTACTTGATGAATCAGGTTCAAAAAAGAACCTTTCATTAAAAATTGTCGATCCAAAAGAAATTGATGAAAGAATGGAAACAGCTGAAAAAGAAAAACAAGCTGCCCTTCACGCAGAAGATTACGAAAAAGCAGCTTATTACCGTGATCAAATTACCAATCTAAAAAGCATGAAAAATAATCCAGAGGCTTCTGGTCAAGATAATACAATTACTGAAAAAGACATACAAAATATTATTGAAATCAAAACAAATATCCCAGTTGGAGATTTGCTTGAAAAAGAACAAGAGCAGTTGCGTAACCTAGATAAAGATTTAAAAGCACATGTGATTGGACAAGACGAAGCAGTTGATAAAGTAGCAAAAGCGATTCGCAGAAATCGAGTAGGCTTTGCCCGTAAGAATCGCCCAATTGGATCATTCTTATTCGTTGGCCCTACTGGTGTAGGAAAAACAGAATTGGCAAAACAATTGGCAACTGAAATGTTCGGTACAGAAGATGCAATCATACGCTTTGACATGAGTGAGTATATGGAAAAACACGCTGTCTCTAAATTAATCGGTTCACCTCCGGGATATGTCGGCTACGAGGAAGCTGGTCAATTAACAGAACGGGTCAGAAGAAACCCTTACAGCATCGTTTTACTTGATGAAGTCGAAAAAGCCCATCCAGATGTGATGCACCTATTCTTACAAATTTTGGAAGATGGACGTTTAACGGATTCCCAAGGCCGTTCTGTCAGCTTTAAAGATACAATCATTATTATGACAAGTAACGCTGGTACAGGATCTCAAGAAGCAAGTGTCGGTTTCGCTGCCTCCCTTTCTGGAGAAGCAAAATCAGTCATCCATCGTTTGAGTGATTACTTTAAACCGGAATTCATTAACCGATTCGATGCAATCGTCGAATTCAACTCCTTGTCGAAAGAAAATCTAACATCAATCTTGTCATTAATGTTAGACGATGTGAATCGAATCCTTTCCGATAAAGAAATCAGTGTTAGCATCAGTGAGTCTGCTAAAGAAAAACTGGTTGAAATTGGTTACAATCCGTCTATGGGAGCTCGTCCGCTTCGTCGAGTGATCCAAGAGCAAATTGAGGATCGAGTAGCAGATTATTACTTAGACAACCCAGAAATAAAAAATATTTCCTTTGATGTAAATGACCAAAATGAAATAGTCGTTCAAGAAGCACAAAATGCTACAATAGAATAA
- a CDS encoding phosphocarrier protein HPr codes for MEKKDFHITAETGIHARPATLLVQTASKFNSDINLEYKGKSVNLKSIMGVMSLGVGQGANVTISIEGQDETEAMAGIVETLKKEGLAE; via the coding sequence ATGGAGAAAAAAGACTTTCATATCACTGCTGAAACAGGGATTCATGCAAGACCTGCTACTTTACTTGTACAAACAGCAAGTAAATTTAATTCTGATATCAACCTTGAATACAAAGGTAAATCTGTTAACTTGAAATCAATTATGGGCGTTATGTCTCTTGGTGTAGGCCAAGGTGCAAATGTAACCATTTCTATTGAAGGACAAGATGAAACAGAAGCTATGGCTGGTATCGTTGAGACACTTAAAAAAGAAGGGTTAGCTGAATGA
- the ptsP gene encoding phosphoenolpyruvate--protein phosphotransferase, producing MKNRLMGIAASDGIAIGKAYLLTEPDLTFEKKTIENPESEISRLLDSFENAKGEVQAIRDHVAVAVGEEEAQVFDAHVMVLSDPEMLDTIKSNITDNKINAEQALADVSSMFIGMFEAMEDNPYMQERAADIRDVTERVMGHLLGVKIPSPSTIKEEVVIVAKDLTPSDTAQLNRQYVKGFVTDIGGRTSHSAIMARSLEIPAVVGTKTITELVDDGVMVIIDGLEGNIIVDPDEDTLSEYEGKRAAFETQKEEWRKLKDAETVTKDGKHVELAANIGTPKDLTGVNENGAEAIGLYRTEFLYMDSEQFPTEEEQFIAYKTVLEGMNGKAVVVRTMDIGGDKELPYLQLPEEMNPFLGYRAIRICLAEPEMFRTQLRALLRASVYGKLRIMFPMIATLNEFRAAKQMLEEEKEKLVAEGQSVSDDIEVGIMIEIPAAAVLAHQFAKEVDFFSVGTNDLIQYTMAADRMNEQVSYLYQPYNPAILTLLKHVIDSAHAEGKWVGMCGEMAGDQTAVPLLLGLGLDEFSMSASSILKTRSLLAKLDSTEMEALAGKAINECSTVEEVIELVAELTNSLN from the coding sequence ATGAAAAACCGTTTAATGGGAATTGCTGCTAGTGATGGTATCGCGATCGGCAAGGCCTATCTTTTAACGGAACCTGACTTAACCTTTGAGAAAAAAACAATAGAAAATCCAGAAAGCGAAATTTCTCGCCTTCTGGATTCTTTTGAGAATGCCAAAGGCGAAGTTCAAGCAATCCGTGACCATGTAGCTGTTGCTGTCGGAGAAGAAGAGGCACAAGTTTTTGATGCTCATGTAATGGTTCTGTCAGATCCAGAAATGTTAGATACAATAAAATCAAATATCACCGATAATAAAATTAACGCTGAACAAGCACTTGCGGATGTATCAAGTATGTTCATTGGCATGTTTGAAGCAATGGAAGATAATCCATATATGCAAGAACGTGCAGCAGATATTCGTGATGTTACTGAACGTGTTATGGGGCACTTGCTAGGTGTTAAAATACCGAGTCCTTCAACGATTAAAGAAGAAGTCGTTATTGTCGCAAAAGATTTAACACCAAGTGATACAGCTCAATTAAATCGTCAATATGTAAAAGGTTTTGTTACAGACATCGGCGGACGTACTTCCCACTCTGCAATCATGGCTCGTTCGTTAGAAATTCCTGCAGTAGTAGGAACGAAAACAATTACAGAGCTTGTTGACGATGGGGTAATGGTCATCATTGATGGACTGGAAGGAAACATTATTGTAGATCCAGATGAAGACACGCTATCTGAATACGAAGGAAAACGTGCGGCATTTGAAACACAAAAAGAAGAATGGCGTAAGCTGAAAGATGCAGAAACTGTCACAAAAGATGGTAAACATGTTGAACTTGCAGCAAACATCGGAACTCCTAAAGATCTTACTGGAGTAAATGAAAATGGCGCAGAAGCAATCGGCTTATACCGTACAGAATTCCTTTATATGGATTCTGAACAGTTCCCGACAGAAGAAGAGCAATTTATTGCTTATAAAACAGTTCTTGAAGGAATGAATGGTAAAGCTGTTGTTGTTCGTACAATGGATATTGGTGGAGATAAAGAACTTCCTTATCTTCAATTGCCTGAAGAAATGAATCCATTCTTGGGTTATCGTGCAATTCGTATCTGTTTAGCTGAACCAGAAATGTTCCGTACACAACTTCGAGCATTATTACGTGCTTCCGTTTATGGAAAATTGCGTATTATGTTCCCAATGATTGCTACTTTAAATGAATTTAGAGCAGCAAAACAAATGTTGGAAGAAGAAAAAGAAAAACTTGTTGCAGAAGGACAATCGGTTTCTGATGATATTGAAGTAGGAATCATGATTGAAATTCCAGCTGCAGCAGTATTAGCGCACCAATTCGCAAAAGAAGTTGACTTCTTTAGTGTTGGTACAAACGACTTGATTCAATACACAATGGCTGCTGACCGTATGAATGAGCAAGTGTCATACTTGTATCAACCATATAACCCAGCTATTCTAACTTTACTGAAACATGTAATTGATTCTGCTCATGCTGAAGGTAAATGGGTTGGAATGTGTGGAGAAATGGCTGGAGATCAAACCGCTGTACCATTGTTATTAGGACTTGGTTTAGATGAATTCTCCATGAGTGCATCAAGTATCCTGAAAACAAGAAGCTTGCTTGCAAAACTAGACTCAACAGAAATGGAAGCTCTTGCTGGTAAAGCAATCAATGAGTGTTCAACGGTTGAAGAAGTTATTGAATTAGTTGCTGAATTAACAAATTCATTAAATTAA
- a CDS encoding IS91 family transposase codes for MNKNILHAIFFDKEHHWDSLVRIHKKRIRSVVLSEVDKFRYCGDVRKGFRLFVCEGCHDVKHVPIRCKGKFCPTCAVGESQRWSDMIADDMYHTIHRHIVFTIDEGLRDLFLLHREELLKGLMDEAANVVKAYFRKKRITPGIIAGLHTFGSQLEFNPHVHMIVTMGGLTDSGKWVDYDYIPYKLLRIHWQNAVLKLLRRTLTPKEKKKAQPLLQNAYSKNAEGFYVNAPKRSRTNVKALLQYISRYMKRGPIALERIIYYDGDTVLFRYHDKRTNKEAIKIMGAKEFILSLIRHIPDKGFKTIRHYGLYSRRIKKTVQKVVRHLQEKMTKLLIRARKMTQPKKWRERITETFGIDPLKCSKCGNYYEFKGIVVSKKGQLTIQYANDWDARRYLREEIERIESEKEKHQQGKAEAQALENLRFDWEGLRQRAQGQERELYLSSMQGSGRDST; via the coding sequence ATGAATAAGAATATTCTTCACGCCATCTTCTTTGATAAAGAACACCATTGGGACTCGCTTGTGAGAATACACAAGAAAAGAATTCGCTCTGTGGTGTTGTCGGAAGTAGATAAGTTCCGCTATTGCGGCGATGTGAGGAAAGGATTTCGATTGTTCGTTTGCGAAGGCTGTCATGATGTCAAGCATGTTCCGATTCGCTGCAAGGGAAAGTTTTGCCCAACCTGTGCGGTTGGGGAGAGTCAGCGCTGGAGCGACATGATTGCGGATGACATGTACCACACCATTCACCGGCATATCGTGTTCACGATTGATGAAGGATTGCGGGATTTGTTTCTCCTTCACCGGGAGGAACTGTTGAAGGGATTAATGGATGAGGCAGCAAACGTGGTGAAGGCGTATTTCCGCAAGAAACGCATCACCCCGGGCATCATCGCAGGCCTACATACCTTCGGCTCCCAGTTGGAGTTCAATCCCCATGTGCACATGATTGTGACCATGGGCGGGTTGACAGACAGCGGGAAATGGGTGGATTACGACTACATTCCCTATAAACTCTTGCGAATACATTGGCAGAACGCGGTTCTTAAGCTCCTGCGGCGTACCCTTACTCCGAAGGAGAAGAAGAAAGCCCAGCCCCTGCTGCAAAACGCGTATTCGAAGAATGCGGAAGGCTTTTACGTGAACGCCCCGAAACGGAGCAGGACCAATGTGAAGGCACTGCTGCAATATATCAGCCGATACATGAAACGAGGACCCATCGCGCTCGAACGGATCATCTATTACGATGGTGACACGGTCCTCTTCCGGTATCATGACAAACGCACAAACAAAGAAGCAATCAAGATAATGGGGGCCAAAGAGTTTATCCTTTCGCTGATCCGGCACATCCCGGACAAAGGCTTCAAAACAATCCGCCATTACGGGTTGTACAGCAGACGTATCAAGAAGACCGTCCAAAAGGTGGTCCGTCATCTACAGGAGAAGATGACGAAGTTGCTCATCCGTGCGCGAAAGATGACCCAACCGAAAAAATGGCGCGAAAGGATAACCGAAACATTCGGAATCGATCCACTCAAATGTTCGAAATGCGGCAACTACTACGAGTTCAAGGGGATTGTTGTGTCCAAAAAAGGACAGCTTACCATCCAATATGCGAACGATTGGGATGCGAGAAGGTATTTACGGGAGGAGATTGAACGGATTGAGTCAGAAAAAGAAAAACACCAGCAGGGAAAAGCAGAAGCGCAAGCTCTTGAAAACCTTCGGTTCGACTGGGAAGGATTACGACAGAGAGCCCAAGGACAAGAGCGTGAGCTATATCTGTCGTCAATGCAGGGCAGTGGAAGAGATTCCACTTGA
- a CDS encoding glycosyltransferase family 4 protein: MRVGMFTDSYFPQISGVATSIKVLKDELEAQGHEVIIFTTTDPNAVEEEENIVRLKSIPFLSFKDRRIAIKGFSKALKEAKKYHIDIVHTHTEFSLGITGKFVAYMLNIPNVHTYHTMYEKYLHYIAKGKIIRPRNVKTVSRFFCNRTMGVIVPSQLMKEKLTSYDVYKEIRVISTGVEIPEKDSALRQTIREQLQLTENDMVLLSLSRLAFEKDLHKIVESFPTVLQHHLNAKLVFVGDGPARESLEELVKELDLTDYIQFVGEVKNEYVHHYYQMADIYVSASASETQGLTYLESIVNDCPIVAKRNDYLSEIVRNPLLGLLYKEDEDMGITIVKMIELLKKTNSPIKLEQKEVLLKEISSATFGRKVISYYKSVIENYYFDSQIEETKSFSKHYE, translated from the coding sequence ATGCGAGTAGGAATGTTTACAGATTCATACTTTCCACAAATCAGTGGAGTAGCAACTTCCATAAAAGTGTTAAAGGATGAATTAGAAGCGCAAGGACATGAAGTGATTATTTTTACAACAACTGATCCTAATGCGGTTGAAGAGGAAGAAAATATCGTTCGTTTAAAAAGCATTCCATTTCTTTCTTTTAAAGATCGTCGGATTGCGATCAAAGGTTTTTCAAAAGCACTGAAAGAAGCAAAAAAATATCACATTGATATTGTGCATACTCACACTGAGTTTAGTTTGGGAATTACAGGGAAATTTGTTGCTTATATGTTGAATATACCTAACGTTCATACTTATCATACAATGTACGAAAAGTATCTTCATTATATTGCAAAAGGAAAAATTATCAGACCAAGAAATGTAAAAACAGTTTCCCGTTTTTTTTGTAACCGAACAATGGGTGTGATTGTTCCAAGTCAATTAATGAAGGAAAAGCTTACTTCTTATGACGTATACAAAGAAATTCGAGTGATTTCGACTGGAGTAGAGATTCCTGAAAAGGATTCAGCGTTACGTCAAACGATTCGTGAACAGCTACAATTAACTGAAAATGATATGGTCCTACTTTCTTTATCGCGTCTTGCTTTTGAAAAAGATTTGCATAAAATTGTTGAGTCTTTTCCAACTGTTTTGCAACATCACCTAAATGCAAAACTTGTTTTTGTAGGTGATGGACCAGCGAGAGAATCTTTGGAAGAATTAGTAAAAGAGTTGGATCTGACAGATTATATTCAGTTCGTTGGTGAAGTGAAAAATGAGTACGTCCATCATTATTACCAGATGGCTGATATATATGTGAGCGCATCTGCTAGTGAAACACAAGGACTTACTTATTTAGAAAGTATCGTGAACGATTGCCCGATTGTAGCAAAGCGTAATGATTATTTATCCGAGATTGTCCGCAATCCTTTGTTAGGACTATTGTATAAAGAGGATGAAGACATGGGAATAACGATTGTAAAAATGATTGAATTATTGAAAAAAACAAACAGTCCAATAAAGCTGGAACAAAAAGAAGTATTATTAAAAGAAATTTCTTCTGCAACATTTGGTAGGAAAGTCATTAGCTATTATAAAAGTGTCATTGAGAATTATTATTTCGACAGTCAAATAGAAGAAACAAAATCTTTTTCAAAACATTATGAATAA
- a CDS encoding NAD(P)-dependent oxidoreductase produces the protein MMTKKIGFVGTGVMGASMVRHLLKAGYEVHVYNRTKSKADSLVTEGAIWQDNPAEVTKHSDIIITIVGYPKDVEDTYFGEKGILNAAKEGDIVIDMTTSTPSLAMKIYNAAKEKNVAALDAPVSGGDKGAKDGTLTTMVGGDEEAYHNAKPVLDSFSSKVMLQGSAGSGQHTKMANQIMIAGTMTGMTELMVYAKAAGLDVERVIDQVGAGSAGNWSLTNYSPRILKKDYSPGFFVKHFVKDLKIALDEAERMGIDLPSTTLAKDLYERLANEGNENDGTQALIKLWWGE, from the coding sequence ATGATGACGAAAAAAATTGGTTTTGTTGGAACTGGCGTGATGGGGGCCTCGATGGTTAGGCATTTACTAAAAGCTGGTTATGAAGTTCATGTATATAACCGAACAAAGAGTAAAGCTGATTCGTTGGTTACAGAAGGAGCAATTTGGCAAGATAATCCGGCAGAGGTTACCAAACATTCAGATATTATTATTACGATTGTTGGCTATCCGAAAGATGTGGAAGATACATATTTTGGAGAAAAGGGCATTTTAAATGCAGCTAAAGAAGGCGATATTGTAATTGATATGACCACTAGCACACCGAGTTTAGCGATGAAAATATACAATGCGGCAAAAGAAAAAAACGTCGCTGCTCTAGATGCACCTGTTTCTGGGGGAGACAAAGGTGCAAAAGATGGTACATTGACAACAATGGTTGGTGGAGATGAAGAAGCCTATCATAATGCAAAACCAGTTTTAGACAGTTTTTCAAGCAAAGTAATGCTGCAAGGCTCAGCAGGAAGTGGGCAGCATACAAAAATGGCGAATCAAATTATGATTGCTGGTACAATGACGGGAATGACCGAGCTGATGGTTTATGCAAAAGCAGCTGGTCTTGATGTTGAGAGAGTGATTGATCAAGTAGGTGCGGGAAGTGCGGGAAACTGGTCATTGACAAACTACTCCCCACGTATTTTGAAAAAAGATTATTCACCAGGTTTTTTTGTAAAACACTTTGTTAAAGACTTAAAAATAGCTTTGGATGAAGCGGAACGCATGGGAATTGACTTGCCAAGCACAACCTTGGCAAAAGACTTATATGAAAGACTAGCAAATGAGGGTAATGAGAATGATGGAACACAAGCTCTCATCAAACTTTGGTGGGGGGAGTAA
- a CDS encoding YkuJ family protein: protein MKPSQLSAIIRRLEVMMEDNGEIEVRRFEKDGNERCVVKYNRDTETFELEEHATNQTYQFDDLDLVAIEIFELLQD, encoded by the coding sequence ATGAAACCTTCACAATTATCTGCAATCATCCGACGACTCGAAGTGATGATGGAAGACAACGGAGAAATCGAAGTACGCCGTTTTGAAAAGGATGGAAACGAGCGATGCGTTGTAAAATATAACCGAGATACTGAAACTTTTGAGTTAGAAGAACATGCAACAAATCAAACTTATCAATTTGATGACTTGGATTTAGTTGCAATTGAAATCTTTGAGCTTTTACAAGACTAA